CTTGGCCGGCACGATGTCGAGCTTTTCGCTGACTTCCTCACCGATGCGGACCAGCTCAGCGCCGCAGGGGCAGGTCTTTTCCGATTCCGGCAGGTCGTGGACGACCGTAACCCGGGGCAGATCGGCGGGAATAGGGCGACGGCCGCGTTTGCCACGGGTGTGGGCCGGGGCGCAGGCTTCCTCGAAGGTTTGCGGCGTGTGCTCTTCAACCGTCTGCTCGGCTTCGTCGAACAGAGAAAGTTGCTGCTCCTGGCCGGTGCGGGCCCTTTTTTCGGACTTCGGGCCGTAGATGATCAGGTTCAGGAGACGAAGGCGCTGCTCAAGTTGGACGATCTGCGTCTGATGGTCCGCAGCCATGTCGACAATGAGAGCTTTCAGTGCGGCAGGGTCGTCGGGGAGGGAATTGATGTCCACAGCCCGAACAATATACCAATATTATTCAATTTAATCAAATAAATACTGGTCAAAAAACTGTTGAATATTCCAGACGGGAGTGTCCCGTCACGGCCAGGGGATCCAGGCCGTCGAGCAGCCAGGCAAGCTGCCTTGAATCG
The sequence above is drawn from the Solidesulfovibrio fructosivorans JJ] genome and encodes:
- a CDS encoding IS66 family transposase, whose product is MDINSLPDDPAALKALIVDMAADHQTQIVQLEQRLRLLNLIIYGPKSEKRARTGQEQQLSLFDEAEQTVEEHTPQTFEEACAPAHTRGKRGRRPIPADLPRVTVVHDLPESEKTCPCGAELVRIGEEVSEKLDIVPAK